The genomic stretch ACCCTGAAGTGGGGTTCTGCTATACGAGCTTTATTGTTATTGATGAAAATGGTTTGAAAAAATATACAGTCACTTCTGACTTCCACCCTACCCGGCAAGAAATGGTGGTCAATTTGCATAGAGGGTGCTTTATTAACGGATCCTCGGTAATGATGAGGAGTTCTGCCCTAGAGCGAGTGGGACCATTCGATGAAGGACTACCCCAAGCTCATGATTATGAATTGTGGTTTCGTTTCCTTCGCCATTTTCCCTCCGGCTTTATTAGGGAACCTCTCATCGCCTATCGATGGCATGGGGAGAATATGAGTCTTCACCCCGCGACAGAATGCATTCACATGGTTCAGCAAAGAGCAATAGAGCTTTTCCCTGAGTGGTTAGGGGATAGGTCGTAGTTAAAAATATAGGGCTTTGAAAAACTTCTGCATTTTTCAAAGCCCCTATTCGTGCGCTTATCATTCTATACTTTCCACAAAAACTCCTGCTCCATTAGGAATCACAATGATTTCAGCTTCATTATGCGTATAGTCATAAGCTTTTGCCAAGGCTTCCTCGAGGGTTGTTGCACAATCCAAGCCCATAGCTTGAAGTTCGTGAGGATCAACTCCTTCGGTGACCACAATGACTTTGTAATCTAGGAGAATTCGCACTAGAATCTGGACTTGCCATTGATCAAGATCTGTGGCGGTTGGTTCGGTAGCACGAATCTCTTCCAGTATAGCCCCCGCTCCTCCTGGATTTAGCAACATTCTATGGAAGGTATCACCACCGATTCCATCGATACAAGAAGCGGCAGTGATAATCACACCGCCCTTTTTAGCTACATATTCGGCAGTGCGCATGCTTTTGACCGCTTGGTATAAGTTTTGATCAAGAGGATAACCGCCATTGCTGGTCAGAACAATCTCTGCACGCTTAGAGGTTAGTTTTGTAAGCTTTTCAGTAAATCGCACTCCTTGGTCAAAGGCTTTTTCGGGATGACCGGCAAAGGCTCCGATGATGTTTTTCTCCTCATCGAGTGTAACGTTGAGGATAAATTTTAAACCCGCTTGACGAGCGGCATGCTCCATATCTTGATGAAAGATATTTCCTTGAATCGTTCCGGATTGGGTGTTGGGATGGTCGATAAATCCAGCAGAATGATTGATCAAGATGGTTTCCCGACCCGAGATGCCAGGCATGATGCTTTTTCTGCCGCCGGAATAGCCTGCAAAGAAGTGAGGTTCAATGAAGCCTTCGGCCAACAATAAATCCGCTTCCACAGCCAATCGATTGACCCACAAGGGTGCCCCTGAAGGAAGGTCTTCCAGTCTAACCAAGGTCGAGTAATCGTCTGCTTTATGGATCACAAATTTCTCTTGCTCGACAATCTCGGCGCCAAACTTATCCACCATCTCTTGGTCGGTAGGGGCTCTGTGGAGACCCGTTGCGATTAGGATTGTAATTTCTGCAGAAGGGTTGCCCTTTCGAATGTCCTTTAAAATAAAGGGAAGAGTCTGCTTGCTGGGCAGAGGTCGAGTATGGTCACTGGTCACCACTACAATTTTTTTAGCTTCTCGTGCCAACTCATTAAGCGTGCGACTTTCAAAGGGGGTTGCTAAAGCATCTTGTACTAGGTCGAGTGCATTTTTTTCTGGTAAATAGCTATCTAAAGTCAAAATGCCAGCTAATCGCTCATCAGGAATTGTAGTTTCTAGATATGAAGTACCATAGGGCAAGCGGATCTGCATGCAATTTCCTCCTGTCATTACCTTTAAAGTTGCCATAATTTTTACCCTATTTCTCTTCTTATAGCATAAAATCCTTTTTTGAATCAGATTTACTCGCTATAGGAAGTCTATTGATATAAGAATCAGGTGTTTATAGTCAAAGCTCTTTTAGATGGGTATAATAAGTGTGATGACAAGCCCAAATGGGATATGTACAATTTTGAATTAGAGATTAGCTGAGGAGGTAATAAATTTGAAGAAGTATACCATAATCATTGGCATAATGAGCTTACTTGGCGCACTCCTTCTTCTTGGAGGATGCGGTACAACTCAAGAAAATCCCCCTACTGGCAACAACCCAGGTGAGCAACCTGCTCAAGAGGATAAATTTGCTGACTATCTTGCCTACCAAGACAATACGAGATATGTGTATGAAGGCCAGGGCAACGAATATGCATCTTATACCACCTATGTCGATTACTCTACAGGTGATAGGGTGCAACTGCGGACAAATAATGGCGGCACCGAGATGGTACGCGTGCTAGTGCTGGATGCAGGACAAATAATACAGCAGCTAGCCCAAGGGGAGACCTATTATCGCGAGAATTTGACCAAGAGTTCTAAGCTGAATAGCAAGGGAGAAGTCCTTCTTAAAGAGCCTCTCACCAAAGGAACGACATGGACCTTGCCAGATAATCGGAAGCGCACCATTACCAATGTGGATATGGAACTTTCAACCCCTTCTGGAAATTATAAGGTCATTGAAGTGACTACGGAGGGAGAGGATAGCGCGGTTATGGACTATTATGCTCCTAATGTGGGCTTAGTCAAATCGGTGTTCAAAGGTACTGATAACTACGAAGTAACCTCGACCTTAAGCAAGTTAGAAAAAAGCACCCCGCTAGTGCAAAATGTTAAGGCTTACTATCCAAATATCGATGA from Desulfitobacterium dichloroeliminans LMG P-21439 encodes the following:
- a CDS encoding glycosyltransferase; the protein is MAMPKVSVVIPTYNHARYVPWAVESVLRQSYPNLEIIVVNDGSTDDTARRLQAYENRIQVIYKSNGGTSNALNHGLQKATGDYICWLSADDMFLKGKLIQQVQLMETNPEVGFCYTSFIVIDENGLKKYTVTSDFHPTRQEMVVNLHRGCFINGSSVMMRSSALERVGPFDEGLPQAHDYELWFRFLRHFPSGFIREPLIAYRWHGENMSLHPATECIHMVQQRAIELFPEWLGDRS
- the larA gene encoding nickel-dependent lactate racemase yields the protein MQIRLPYGTSYLETTIPDERLAGILTLDSYLPEKNALDLVQDALATPFESRTLNELAREAKKIVVVTSDHTRPLPSKQTLPFILKDIRKGNPSAEITILIATGLHRAPTDQEMVDKFGAEIVEQEKFVIHKADDYSTLVRLEDLPSGAPLWVNRLAVEADLLLAEGFIEPHFFAGYSGGRKSIMPGISGRETILINHSAGFIDHPNTQSGTIQGNIFHQDMEHAARQAGLKFILNVTLDEEKNIIGAFAGHPEKAFDQGVRFTEKLTKLTSKRAEIVLTSNGGYPLDQNLYQAVKSMRTAEYVAKKGGVIITAASCIDGIGGDTFHRMLLNPGGAGAILEEIRATEPTATDLDQWQVQILVRILLDYKVIVVTEGVDPHELQAMGLDCATTLEEALAKAYDYTHNEAEIIVIPNGAGVFVESIE
- a CDS encoding GerMN domain-containing protein; its protein translation is MSLLGALLLLGGCGTTQENPPTGNNPGEQPAQEDKFADYLAYQDNTRYVYEGQGNEYASYTTYVDYSTGDRVQLRTNNGGTEMVRVLVLDAGQIIQQLAQGETYYRENLTKSSKLNSKGEVLLKEPLTKGTTWTLPDNRKRTITNVDMELSTPSGNYKVIEVTTEGEDSAVMDYYAPNVGLVKSVFKGTDNYEVTSTLSKLEKSTPLVQNVKAYYPNIDDGKIHTTTIQLSFKTNDITKQVFEQEFKKKAANQGKLIGDNVKIKSLHLNQDGRVYVDFTKNLVAEMNAGAGYEGMILQSIANTLGDYYGVSEVNLTLEGEPYASGHVEMKKGEFFKVDHKNVVEKS